A single region of the Streptomyces sp. NBC_00236 genome encodes:
- a CDS encoding rhamnogalacturonan acetylesterase, translating to MTAVAALATPAAAESAAPAPSGCTGSAPVICHFDVAPGTYLVTVRIGGATEGRTKVTAETRRTVLGETPTAAGRQVVRSFTVNVREPEGEPTGASGSPGLDLAFDGPAPLLAGLHVAPAPRTPQLFLIGDSTVCDQLGSPYTGWGQELPQYLRAGMSVANYADSGESSQTYLDQPQLFPTVRPLIRRGDTVLIQLAHNDKQTTEADYRANLTTMIGAIRAEGGRPVLVTPVVRRWFNADGTLDNGTALLVNGLGVDLPAQIRLLAAEHDVPLVDLTALTRQRVEELGPDASKALYLTDEKRDNTHTSERGATEYAAMVRDALRDQHLLPGRLFR from the coding sequence ATGACCGCCGTGGCCGCCCTCGCCACACCCGCCGCAGCCGAGTCGGCGGCGCCCGCCCCGTCCGGCTGCACCGGATCCGCCCCCGTGATCTGTCACTTCGACGTGGCCCCCGGCACCTACCTCGTCACCGTGCGCATCGGTGGCGCCACCGAGGGCCGCACGAAGGTCACCGCCGAGACGCGGCGCACCGTACTCGGTGAGACGCCGACCGCCGCCGGGCGTCAGGTGGTCCGGTCCTTCACGGTCAATGTGCGCGAGCCCGAGGGCGAACCCACCGGGGCGAGCGGCAGCCCCGGCCTCGACCTCGCCTTCGACGGCCCCGCCCCGCTCCTCGCGGGCCTGCACGTGGCTCCGGCGCCGCGCACCCCGCAGCTGTTCCTGATCGGCGACTCGACCGTCTGTGATCAGCTCGGCAGCCCCTACACGGGCTGGGGGCAGGAGCTTCCGCAGTATCTCCGGGCCGGCATGTCCGTCGCCAACTACGCGGACTCCGGTGAGAGTTCTCAGACGTATCTCGACCAGCCGCAGCTCTTCCCGACGGTCCGCCCGCTGATCCGCCGGGGCGACACCGTGCTCATCCAGCTCGCCCACAACGACAAGCAGACGACCGAGGCGGACTACCGCGCCAACCTCACCACGATGATCGGGGCGATCCGCGCCGAAGGCGGCCGGCCCGTGCTCGTCACCCCGGTCGTCCGGCGCTGGTTCAACGCCGACGGCACGCTGGACAACGGCACCGCGCTCCTGGTCAACGGCCTCGGGGTCGACCTGCCCGCGCAGATCCGCCTGCTGGCCGCCGAGCACGACGTCCCGCTCGTCGACCTGACCGCCCTCACCAGGCAGCGGGTCGAGGAGCTCGGCCCCGACGCCTCCAAGGCGCTCTACCTCACCGACGAGAAGCGCGACAACACCCACACCTCGGAGCGTGGCGCCACGGAGTACGCGGCCATGGTC
- a CDS encoding pseudouridine synthase — translation MRGRAKPPPSPLPQRDGVDPVRVRLPEDPDGQWPTVRDHLLARFADAIGAEQVDAMLAGDRFASTRGPVTGHEPYTAGRYLWFHRDFAPEEPVPFPVGVVHRDEHLVIADKPHFLATTPRGRHITETAVARLRRELALPLLQPAHRLDRLTAGLVLFVVRPEERGAYQTLFRDRLVRKEYEAVAPYAPGLVLPRTVRSRIVKERGVIAAREEPGEPNSESRIELLEHRAGLGRYRLLPATGRTHQLRVHMNGLGLPLVHDPVYPVVEAEGASDDFSRPLQLLARVLEFTDPVTGEPHRFESGLRLSAWPESQGVFRK, via the coding sequence ATGAGAGGGCGTGCGAAGCCTCCGCCGTCACCCCTGCCCCAACGCGACGGGGTGGATCCGGTCCGGGTGCGACTCCCGGAGGATCCGGACGGGCAGTGGCCGACGGTCCGTGATCATCTGCTGGCGCGGTTCGCCGACGCGATCGGCGCGGAGCAGGTCGACGCCATGCTGGCCGGGGACCGGTTCGCCTCCACCCGGGGCCCGGTGACGGGACACGAGCCGTACACGGCGGGCCGGTACCTCTGGTTCCACCGGGACTTCGCACCGGAGGAGCCCGTGCCCTTCCCGGTCGGTGTGGTGCACCGGGACGAACACCTGGTCATCGCGGACAAGCCGCACTTCCTGGCGACGACTCCGCGCGGCCGGCACATCACCGAGACCGCCGTGGCCCGGCTCCGCCGCGAACTGGCCCTGCCGCTGCTGCAGCCCGCCCACCGGCTGGACCGGCTGACCGCGGGGCTCGTCCTCTTCGTCGTACGGCCGGAGGAACGGGGCGCGTACCAGACGCTGTTCCGGGACCGCCTCGTGCGCAAGGAGTACGAGGCGGTGGCACCGTACGCACCGGGGCTGGTGCTCCCCCGTACCGTGCGCAGCCGCATCGTGAAGGAGCGCGGGGTGATCGCCGCCCGCGAGGAGCCCGGCGAGCCCAACAGCGAGAGCCGGATCGAGCTGCTGGAGCACCGGGCCGGACTCGGCCGCTACCGGCTGCTGCCCGCCACCGGCCGCACCCATCAGCTGCGGGTCCATATGAACGGCCTCGGGCTGCCGCTCGTCCACGACCCCGTCTACCCCGTGGTCGAGGCGGAGGGCGCCTCCGACGACTTCTCGCGCCCGCTGCAACTCCTGGCCAGGGTCCTGGAGTTCACCGACCCGGTCACGGGAGAGCCGCACCGCTTCGAGAGCGGGTTGCGGCTCTCCGCGTGGCCGGAGAGTCAGGGCGTGTTTCGGAAGTAG
- a CDS encoding MBL fold metallo-hydrolase: MAARIDHLVTSGTFALDGGEWDVDNNVWIVGDDTEAVVIDAAHDAAAIEAALGGRTLRAIICTHAHNDHIDAAPALADATGAPVLLHPDDLPLWKQTHPDRAPDGELADGQEIQVAGTTLTVLHTPGHAPGAVCLYAPELSTVFTGDTLFQGGPGATGRSFSHFPTIVASIRDRLLALDPETAVRTGHGDSTTIGAEAPHLDEWIARGH; encoded by the coding sequence ATGGCCGCACGCATCGACCACCTCGTCACCTCCGGCACCTTCGCCCTCGACGGCGGCGAGTGGGACGTCGACAACAACGTCTGGATCGTCGGCGACGACACCGAGGCGGTCGTCATCGACGCCGCGCACGACGCCGCCGCCATCGAGGCCGCGCTCGGCGGACGTACGCTGCGCGCCATCATCTGCACCCACGCGCACAACGACCACATCGACGCCGCCCCGGCACTCGCCGACGCCACCGGCGCACCGGTCCTGCTCCACCCCGACGACCTGCCGCTGTGGAAGCAGACCCACCCGGACCGGGCCCCGGACGGTGAACTGGCCGACGGCCAGGAGATCCAGGTCGCGGGTACGACCCTGACCGTCCTGCACACCCCGGGTCATGCCCCGGGCGCCGTCTGCCTGTACGCCCCCGAGCTGTCCACCGTCTTCACCGGCGACACGCTCTTCCAGGGCGGGCCCGGTGCCACCGGCCGTTCCTTCTCGCACTTCCCGACGATCGTCGCCTCGATCCGGGACCGGCTGCTCGCCCTGGACCCGGAGACCGCCGTCCGTACCGGACACGGGGACTCCACGACCATCGGCGCGGAGGCCCCGCACCTGGACGAGTGGATCGCCCGCGGCCACTGA
- a CDS encoding S-(hydroxymethyl)mycothiol dehydrogenase produces the protein MPQHVQGVIAPGKNEPVRVETIVIPDPGPGEAVVKIQACGVCHTDLHYKQGGINDEFPFLLGHEAAGVVESVGDGVTDVAPGDFVVLNWRAVCGQCRACLRGRPWYCFDTHNAKQKMTLLDGTELSPALGIGAFAEKTLVASGQCTKVDPAVAPEVAGLLGCGVMAGIGAAINTGQVGRGDSVAVIGCGGVGDAAIAGARLAGAAKIIAVDIDDRKLETAKTMGATHTVNSRSSDPVEAIRALTDGNGADVVIEAVGRPETYKQAFYARDLAGTVVLVGVPTPEMQLELPLLDVFGRGGSLKSSWYGDCLPSRDFPMLIDLHQQGRIDLGAFVTETIGIGDIEQAFARMHDGDVLRSVVVF, from the coding sequence ATGCCGCAGCACGTACAAGGGGTCATCGCACCGGGAAAGAACGAGCCGGTACGGGTCGAGACGATCGTGATTCCGGACCCCGGCCCCGGTGAGGCCGTGGTGAAGATCCAGGCGTGCGGCGTCTGCCACACCGATCTGCACTACAAGCAGGGCGGCATCAACGACGAGTTCCCCTTCCTCCTCGGCCACGAGGCGGCGGGCGTCGTGGAGTCCGTGGGCGACGGCGTCACCGACGTCGCCCCGGGCGACTTCGTCGTCCTCAACTGGCGTGCCGTCTGCGGACAGTGCCGCGCCTGTCTGCGCGGGCGCCCGTGGTACTGCTTCGACACGCACAACGCGAAGCAGAAGATGACCCTGCTGGACGGCACCGAGCTCTCCCCGGCGCTCGGCATCGGCGCTTTCGCGGAGAAGACCCTCGTCGCCTCCGGCCAGTGCACCAAGGTCGACCCCGCGGTCGCCCCGGAGGTCGCGGGACTCCTCGGCTGCGGTGTGATGGCGGGCATCGGAGCCGCCATCAACACCGGCCAGGTCGGCCGCGGCGACTCGGTCGCCGTCATCGGCTGCGGCGGTGTCGGCGACGCGGCGATCGCGGGCGCCCGGCTGGCCGGCGCGGCGAAGATCATCGCCGTGGACATCGACGACCGCAAGCTGGAGACGGCGAAGACGATGGGCGCCACGCACACCGTCAACTCCCGCTCCTCCGACCCGGTCGAGGCCATCCGCGCGCTCACCGACGGCAACGGAGCCGACGTCGTCATCGAGGCGGTCGGCCGCCCGGAGACGTACAAGCAGGCCTTCTACGCCCGCGACCTCGCAGGTACCGTCGTCCTGGTCGGCGTCCCGACCCCGGAGATGCAGCTCGAACTCCCGCTCCTGGACGTCTTCGGCCGCGGCGGCTCGCTCAAGTCGTCCTGGTACGGCGACTGCCTGCCCTCGCGCGACTTCCCGATGCTCATCGACCTGCACCAGCAGGGCCGGATCGACCTCGGCGCGTTCGTCACCGAGACCATCGGGATCGGCGACATCGAGCAGGCCTTCGCCAGGATGCACGACGGCGACGTCCTGCGCTCGGTGGTGGTCTTCTGA
- a CDS encoding amidohydrolase has protein sequence MPRTPADLVFTGGPVHTTDAARTRATTVAVTGGRITAVGHDEVRELIGPRTETVDLAGRLLLPGFQDAHVHPVTAGQELAQCDLTGAGDRVATIAAVRAYADENPARDWITGGGWSMDAFEGGAPTRQQLDTAVPDRPACLLNRDHHGAWVNSRALALAGITAHTPDPADGRIERDARGEPTGLLQEGAMDLVARHAPRSTPADRLAGLLRAQRLLHAYGITAWQDAIVGTYGSMDDVADAYLTADRDGSLTARVTGALWWDREHGTEQIPGLVARREELTGRNFRARSVKIMQDGVAETGTAALLAPYLDACGCATANSGTSFVDPLDLRRYVTELDALGFQTHFHALGDRAVREALDAVEAARAANGRTDTRPHLAHLQIVHPDDIPRFRALGATANIQPLWAAHEPQMDELTIPFLGRERAALQYPFAALLRSGATVAAGSDWPVSSADPLHGIHTAVNRVVPGGDHSRAFLPEQRISLTDALAAYTAGSAYVNHLDDTGSIRAGALADLVVLDRDPYAAPPEEIAGTRVLATYVGGRRVYGD, from the coding sequence ATGCCCCGCACCCCCGCCGACCTCGTCTTCACCGGCGGCCCCGTCCACACCACCGACGCCGCCCGCACCCGCGCCACCACCGTCGCCGTCACCGGCGGCCGGATCACCGCGGTCGGCCACGACGAGGTACGCGAACTCATCGGCCCGCGCACCGAGACGGTCGACCTCGCCGGACGCCTCCTGCTCCCCGGCTTCCAGGACGCCCACGTCCACCCGGTCACCGCCGGGCAGGAACTCGCGCAGTGCGACCTCACCGGCGCCGGCGACCGCGTCGCCACCATCGCCGCGGTACGGGCCTACGCCGACGAGAACCCCGCACGCGACTGGATCACCGGCGGCGGCTGGTCGATGGACGCCTTCGAGGGCGGCGCCCCCACCCGGCAGCAGCTCGACACCGCCGTGCCCGACCGCCCCGCCTGCCTGCTCAACCGCGACCACCACGGCGCCTGGGTCAACAGCAGGGCCCTCGCCCTCGCCGGCATCACCGCCCACACCCCCGACCCGGCCGACGGCCGCATCGAACGCGACGCGCGCGGCGAACCCACCGGACTCCTCCAGGAGGGCGCCATGGACCTGGTCGCCCGCCACGCCCCCCGCTCCACCCCCGCCGACCGGCTCGCCGGCCTCCTGCGCGCCCAGCGCCTGCTCCACGCGTACGGCATCACCGCCTGGCAGGACGCCATCGTCGGCACCTACGGCTCGATGGACGACGTGGCCGACGCCTACCTCACCGCGGACCGGGACGGCTCGCTCACCGCCCGCGTCACCGGAGCCCTGTGGTGGGACCGCGAGCACGGCACCGAACAGATCCCCGGACTCGTCGCCAGGCGCGAGGAGCTGACCGGCCGGAACTTCCGCGCGCGGTCGGTGAAGATCATGCAGGACGGGGTCGCCGAGACCGGCACCGCCGCCCTCCTCGCCCCGTACCTCGACGCCTGCGGCTGCGCCACCGCCAACAGCGGCACCAGCTTCGTCGACCCACTCGACCTGCGCCGGTACGTCACCGAGCTGGACGCCCTCGGCTTCCAGACCCACTTCCACGCACTCGGCGACCGCGCGGTGCGCGAGGCCCTGGACGCCGTCGAGGCCGCCCGCGCCGCCAACGGCCGCACCGACACCCGCCCCCACCTCGCCCACCTCCAGATCGTCCACCCCGACGACATCCCCCGCTTCCGCGCACTCGGCGCCACCGCCAACATCCAGCCGCTCTGGGCCGCCCACGAACCCCAGATGGACGAGCTGACCATCCCCTTCCTCGGCCGCGAACGGGCCGCGCTCCAGTACCCGTTCGCCGCACTGCTGCGCTCCGGCGCCACCGTGGCCGCGGGCTCCGACTGGCCCGTCAGCAGCGCCGATCCGCTGCACGGCATCCACACGGCCGTCAACCGCGTCGTACCCGGCGGGGACCACAGCCGGGCCTTCCTCCCGGAGCAGCGCATCTCGCTGACCGACGCGCTGGCCGCGTACACGGCGGGCTCGGCCTACGTGAACCATCTGGACGACACCGGCAGCATCCGGGCCGGCGCCCTCGCCGACCTCGTGGTCCTGGACCGCGACCCCTACGCCGCACCGCCCGAGGAGATCGCCGGGACGCGGGTCCTGGCCACGTACGTGGGCGGCCGCCGGGTGTACGGGGACTGA
- a CDS encoding APC family permease: MTSYREETAGPAQPPAALRKSLGVVDGFAIAASSTAATTSIGIGLGVTATAVGLHLPIIMLLAFLPILGIAGAYSRLNRVEPNMGSGYVWVGRSLSPWLGFLVGWIGIVSTIVFLAYTTTVTGSALLQLAGEAGLHEVSGLRLAPDSTAQSTALGIVVLVAVTFTAVTGLRSAATFQKYLLVFEYAVLLGFCGYGLFAGSQPFSLDWLNPFTIPSFEELAQGLLLSVFCFWGFESTFSVTEEIRDPQDASKAGLITLFTMLGLFLLGSFAFQRVLSLDELTAHGAQGLTYFGNQLADQPLAALPLIALTLSAVASLQSGVIPTVRGMFAMGRDRTLGPLWTKVSPRYGTPAAGTVAVGCIAAAIAVLSLVIPKVGDLILASVNAIGVVVSVYYALTALAAAARFRGSFRESPSLAVRAVVLPVISALVLLALGGYLCWTFATSADHFEVSPDNGWFMLLCPAVILLTGFVAAAWAKWARRSPYFVTGRSVAPDVLADPVPDPA; the protein is encoded by the coding sequence GTGACGTCCTACCGCGAGGAAACAGCCGGACCGGCACAGCCACCCGCAGCCCTGCGCAAGAGCCTCGGCGTGGTCGACGGGTTCGCCATCGCGGCCTCGTCGACCGCGGCCACCACCAGCATCGGCATCGGGCTGGGCGTCACCGCCACCGCCGTCGGGCTGCATCTGCCGATCATCATGCTGCTCGCCTTCCTGCCGATCCTGGGCATCGCGGGCGCCTACTCCCGGCTCAACCGGGTCGAGCCGAACATGGGCAGCGGCTACGTATGGGTGGGCCGCTCGCTCAGCCCCTGGCTCGGCTTCCTCGTCGGCTGGATCGGCATCGTCTCCACGATCGTGTTCCTGGCCTACACCACGACGGTCACCGGTTCCGCCCTGCTGCAACTCGCGGGCGAGGCCGGGCTGCACGAGGTGTCCGGGCTCCGGCTCGCCCCGGACTCCACCGCCCAGTCGACCGCGCTCGGCATCGTCGTCCTCGTCGCCGTCACCTTCACCGCCGTCACCGGCCTCCGGTCGGCCGCCACCTTCCAGAAGTACCTTCTCGTCTTCGAGTACGCCGTCCTGCTCGGCTTCTGCGGATACGGCCTGTTCGCCGGCTCGCAGCCCTTCAGCCTCGACTGGCTCAACCCGTTCACCATCCCCTCCTTCGAGGAGCTCGCCCAGGGCCTCCTGCTCTCCGTCTTCTGCTTCTGGGGATTCGAGTCCACCTTCAGCGTCACCGAGGAGATCCGGGATCCGCAGGACGCCTCCAAGGCCGGGCTCATCACGCTCTTCACGATGCTGGGCCTGTTCCTGCTCGGCTCATTCGCCTTCCAGCGCGTCCTGTCACTCGACGAGCTGACCGCCCACGGCGCCCAGGGGCTCACCTACTTCGGCAACCAGCTGGCCGACCAGCCGCTCGCCGCGCTCCCGTTGATCGCCCTCACCCTGTCCGCCGTCGCCTCCCTGCAGTCCGGGGTGATCCCGACGGTGCGCGGCATGTTCGCCATGGGCCGCGACCGCACGCTCGGCCCCCTGTGGACCAAGGTCAGCCCGCGGTACGGAACACCCGCCGCCGGGACCGTCGCGGTCGGCTGCATCGCCGCCGCCATCGCCGTGCTCTCCCTCGTCATACCGAAGGTCGGAGACCTCATCCTGGCGTCCGTGAACGCGATCGGGGTCGTCGTCTCGGTCTACTACGCCCTCACCGCGCTGGCTGCCGCGGCCCGCTTCCGCGGCTCGTTCCGGGAGAGCCCGTCCCTGGCGGTGCGGGCGGTGGTGCTCCCCGTCATCAGCGCCCTCGTCCTGCTCGCGCTCGGCGGATACCTCTGCTGGACCTTCGCCACCTCCGCCGACCACTTCGAGGTCAGCCCGGACAACGGCTGGTTCATGCTCCTGTGCCCGGCCGTCATCCTGCTGACCGGCTTCGTCGCCGCGGCCTGGGCCAAGTGGGCCAGGCGGTCCCCGTACTTCGTCACCGGACGGTCCGTCGCCCCGGACGTCCTCGCGGACCCCGTGCCCGACCCGGCCTGA
- a CDS encoding TetR/AcrR family transcriptional regulator, with amino-acid sequence MNASERVVPEDARRRRRPTKQGVMLSEQLIVETALRLIGEHGASALTVRRLGAALGCDPSALYRYFRDTDELLLAVADELIGRTLRSWRPTGDWRADLRSLGLRMHADYLSHPQAALLTCARVTGRTHEIRSVEAILGVLRGAGFPDAEAVRIYHVFVDQTLSFAALDASTLALPERARAQEVQAWPEIYARQPADTHPNIAATAPVLVAEMGRSGYPAALEMMLAAAAARLQHVRR; translated from the coding sequence ATGAACGCGAGCGAGCGGGTGGTGCCGGAGGACGCGCGGCGGCGCAGGCGCCCCACCAAGCAGGGCGTCATGCTGTCCGAGCAGCTGATCGTGGAGACCGCGCTGCGCCTGATCGGCGAGCACGGGGCGTCGGCGCTCACCGTGCGCCGGCTCGGCGCCGCGCTGGGATGCGATCCGAGCGCGCTCTACCGCTATTTCCGGGACACGGACGAGCTGTTGCTGGCGGTGGCCGACGAGCTGATCGGGCGGACGCTGCGCAGTTGGCGGCCGACCGGTGACTGGCGGGCCGATCTGCGGTCGTTGGGGCTGCGGATGCACGCGGACTATCTGTCCCACCCGCAGGCGGCGCTGCTGACGTGCGCACGGGTGACCGGCCGTACGCACGAGATCCGGTCGGTGGAGGCGATCCTCGGGGTGCTGCGGGGCGCGGGCTTCCCGGATGCGGAGGCGGTACGGATCTACCACGTCTTCGTCGACCAGACGCTGTCGTTCGCGGCGCTGGACGCGTCGACGCTGGCGCTGCCGGAAAGGGCCCGGGCGCAGGAGGTGCAGGCCTGGCCGGAGATCTACGCCCGGCAGCCGGCGGACACGCACCCGAACATCGCGGCGACCGCGCCGGTACTGGTCGCGGAGATGGGCCGCAGCGGATATCCGGCGGCGCTGGAGATGATGCTGGCCGCGGCCGCCGCCCGGTTGCAGCACGTCAGGCGGTAG
- a CDS encoding FadR/GntR family transcriptional regulator: MTTPAQGLHTHVLDALGLEIAAGEHLPGQVLRTDELAQRFDVSRTVVREVIRVLESMHLVESRRRVGVTVRPTEAWNVYDPQVIRWRLAGADRPRQLRSLTVLRSAIEPVAASLAARHATAAQCAELTERALGMVATSRGQQLEGYLEHDIAFHRIILNASGNEMFARLGDVVAEVLAGRTHHQVMFEDPDPAAVTLHVRLAEAVREGDADGAERLTKEIAVGALHELDVLAP; encoded by the coding sequence ATGACCACACCTGCCCAGGGGCTGCATACGCATGTGCTGGACGCCCTGGGGCTGGAGATCGCCGCGGGTGAGCATCTGCCCGGCCAGGTTCTGCGTACGGACGAGCTGGCCCAGCGCTTCGATGTGTCCCGCACGGTCGTACGGGAGGTGATCCGGGTCCTGGAGTCCATGCACCTGGTCGAGTCCCGGCGCCGCGTCGGCGTGACGGTACGGCCGACCGAGGCGTGGAACGTCTACGATCCGCAGGTCATCCGGTGGCGACTGGCCGGCGCCGACCGCCCGCGCCAGCTGCGCTCGCTGACCGTCCTGCGCTCGGCGATCGAACCCGTCGCCGCCTCGCTCGCCGCCCGCCACGCCACCGCCGCCCAGTGCGCCGAGCTCACCGAACGGGCCCTCGGCATGGTCGCCACCTCGCGCGGTCAGCAGCTGGAGGGGTACCTGGAACACGACATCGCGTTCCACCGGATCATCCTCAACGCCTCCGGCAACGAGATGTTCGCGCGCCTCGGTGACGTGGTCGCCGAGGTCCTCGCGGGACGCACCCACCACCAGGTCATGTTCGAGGACCCCGATCCGGCGGCCGTCACCCTGCACGTCCGGCTCGCCGAGGCGGTGCGCGAGGGGGACGCCGACGGGGCGGAGCGGCTGACGAAGGAGATCGCGGTGGGCGCCCTGCACGAACTGGACGTGCTCGCGCCCTGA
- a CDS encoding gluconokinase — protein sequence MSTPHVIVVMGVAGTGKTTIGPLLAAELGVPYAEGDDFHPAANIAKMSAGTPLDDADRWPWLDAIGQWAHSRAGLGGVVSSSALKRAYRDRLRSEAPGAVFLHLSGDRSLIEERMAGRKGHFMPTALLDSQFATLQPLEDDEAGVAVDVSGSPEEITQRAVAALRRLEN from the coding sequence ATGAGCACCCCCCACGTCATCGTGGTGATGGGCGTCGCAGGGACCGGCAAGACCACGATCGGCCCCCTGCTCGCCGCCGAACTGGGCGTTCCGTACGCCGAGGGCGACGATTTCCATCCCGCGGCGAACATCGCCAAGATGTCGGCCGGCACCCCGCTGGACGATGCGGACCGGTGGCCCTGGCTCGACGCGATCGGGCAGTGGGCGCACAGCCGGGCGGGGCTCGGCGGCGTGGTCAGCAGCTCGGCGCTGAAGCGTGCCTACCGCGACCGGCTGCGCAGCGAGGCCCCCGGTGCCGTCTTCCTTCATCTGAGCGGTGACCGGTCGCTCATCGAGGAGCGGATGGCGGGCCGCAAGGGCCACTTCATGCCGACCGCACTCCTCGACTCGCAGTTCGCCACCCTCCAGCCCCTTGAGGACGACGAGGCGGGCGTCGCCGTGGACGTGTCCGGCTCCCCCGAGGAAATCACCCAGCGAGCCGTCGCCGCGTTGCGCCGGCTCGAGAACTGA
- a CDS encoding GntP family permease, with product MTSLSVEMLAADAVEPITSAGNAQLGIAVLAGIAVIVLLITKFKMHAFLALTIGSLALGSFAGAAPAKTIASFTAGLGSTVAGVGVLIALGAILGKLLADSGGADQIVDTILARTSNRAMPWAMVLIASIIGLPLFFEVGIVLMIPVVLLVAKRGNYSLMRIGIPALAGLSVMHGLIPPHPGPLVAIDALDANLGVTLALGVLVAIPTVIIAGPVFSRYAARWVDIKAPEKMIPQRPSEDLDRRPSFGATLATILLPVVLMLAKALVDIVVDDPEQGLQRVTDVIGSPLIALLAAVIVGMFTLGRAAGFTKARLSTTVEKSLAPIAGVLLIVGAGGGFKQTLIDAGVGQMILEFSEDWSIPALLLGWLIAVGIRLATGSATVATISAAGLVAPLAADMSTSHAALLVLAVGAGSLFFSHVNDAGFWLVKEYFGMDVGQTVKTWSVMETIISVVSLAFILLLSLIL from the coding sequence GTGACCAGTCTCAGCGTCGAGATGCTGGCAGCGGACGCCGTCGAACCGATCACTTCGGCCGGCAACGCGCAGTTGGGCATCGCCGTCCTGGCGGGCATCGCCGTCATCGTTCTGCTCATCACCAAGTTCAAGATGCACGCGTTCCTCGCGCTCACCATCGGCTCGCTGGCGCTCGGCTCGTTCGCCGGCGCCGCGCCGGCGAAGACGATAGCCAGCTTCACCGCGGGCCTCGGCTCCACCGTCGCGGGTGTCGGCGTCCTCATCGCGCTCGGCGCGATCCTGGGCAAGCTGCTCGCCGACTCCGGCGGAGCGGACCAGATCGTCGACACGATCCTCGCGAGGACGAGCAACCGGGCCATGCCGTGGGCGATGGTCCTGATCGCCTCGATCATCGGTCTGCCGCTGTTCTTCGAGGTCGGGATCGTGCTGATGATCCCGGTGGTGCTCCTCGTCGCCAAGCGCGGCAACTACTCCCTGATGCGGATCGGCATCCCGGCCCTGGCCGGCCTCTCCGTGATGCACGGGCTCATCCCCCCGCACCCCGGTCCGCTGGTGGCGATCGACGCCCTCGACGCCAACCTGGGCGTCACGCTGGCCCTCGGTGTCCTGGTCGCGATCCCGACGGTGATCATCGCCGGTCCGGTCTTCTCCCGGTACGCCGCCCGCTGGGTGGACATCAAGGCGCCGGAGAAGATGATCCCGCAGCGCCCCTCCGAGGACCTGGACCGCCGCCCCAGCTTCGGCGCCACCCTGGCGACGATTCTGCTGCCCGTCGTCCTGATGCTGGCCAAGGCCCTCGTCGACATCGTGGTGGACGACCCGGAGCAGGGTCTCCAGCGGGTCACCGATGTGATCGGCTCGCCGCTGATCGCCCTGCTCGCGGCGGTCATCGTGGGCATGTTCACGCTGGGCCGGGCGGCCGGGTTCACCAAGGCCCGGCTCTCCACCACCGTGGAGAAGTCCCTCGCCCCGATCGCCGGAGTGCTGCTCATCGTCGGCGCGGGCGGCGGCTTCAAGCAGACGCTGATCGACGCCGGTGTGGGTCAGATGATCCTGGAGTTCTCCGAGGACTGGTCGATCCCCGCGCTGCTGCTCGGCTGGCTGATCGCCGTGGGCATCAGGCTCGCGACCGGCTCGGCGACGGTGGCCACCATCTCGGCGGCCGGTCTGGTCGCCCCGCTGGCCGCCGACATGTCGACCTCGCACGCCGCCCTGCTGGTCCTCGCCGTCGGTGCGGGCTCGCTCTTCTTCAGCCATGTCAACGACGCGGGGTTCTGGCTGGTGAAGGAGTACTTCGGGATGGACGTCGGCCAGACGGTGAAGACCTGGTCGGTGATGGAGACCATCATCTCCGTGGTCTCGCTGGCCTTCATCCTGCTCCTGTCACTGATCCTCTAG